The genomic segment tctcatggtttgtgggttcaagccccatgtcggactttgggccgacagctcagagcctggagcctgcttagaattctgtgaattgcttagaattctctctctgcccctgccctgctcatgctctgtctctctctctctctctctctctctctctcagaagtaaataaaagcattaaaataaaataaaataaagttgcatTTCTATCCATCAGTCCGTCCCTTGAAGGGGTGTGACTTGATACAGGCTTTGCCCTGACCGGGCTGTccccctgtctgtccctccctctttccccagtACCTGGTGTTCATGCTCATCGTCTACATCTTTGAATGCGCCTCCTGCATCACATCCTACACTCACCGAGACTATGTGagctgggcagaggccaggggaggggcatgaCTTGGGGGAGGGTGGCAAGGGtctgggcctgggggtggggtggatggaGGTCGACCTCCcgccccacccagccccactgGATCCTGTTCTTCCTGGACCTCCGCAGATGGTGTCCAACCCATCCCTGATCACCAAGCAGATGCTGACCTTCTACAGTGCAGACACGGACCAGGGCCGGGAACTGACTCGTCTCTGGGACCGCATCATGATTGAGGTGgacatggggggcgggggggtggaggcgggcgaagggatggggagggctggaggacctGGGACTCTGAGGTAGCTAGGGCTCCCATTATGCCCACTGGTAGATGATACCCACTCCTGCGGTTcttatggggggtggggagggctggtcatggccattttccagatgaggagacAGGCCCCAAAAGGGAATGTCACTTGTCCAATGTCACGTGGTTGGTAAGCTGGGATCAAGATCTGACAGCCTATAACCAGAGTCCCTGCTCTTAATCATGACACATACCTTCTTAATAATGATGGTAATCATAATAACGAAATGTAATGAGTACTAACTTCTTTAGTACTGTTCAAAGCACCTTTAAAGCTTACTTTTTCCTCACAACTACCCCATAAAGGAGATCAGCTTTTTAACAATGAGGGAACCAAGGTAAGAGGTTGCGTGGCttacacaaggtcacacagctggtaggtcGCAGAACCAGAAGGATTGAAACCCAGACCAGCAGTTTCCAGaagccacattctttttttttttttttcctaatgtttatttttgagagagagacagagacagcatgagcgagggaggggcagagagaaagagagagacacagaatccgaagcagactccaggctctgagctgtcggcacagagcccaacgtggggctcacactcgtgaaccgcgagattatgacctgagccgaaagtcgctgtttcactgactgagccacccacgcgcccccgaAGCCACATTCTTAATTAAACCCAATGCGATGTGGCACAAGAGAAGAATATTGTGGACCCAAGGGAAATTGAGGTCCCAATTCGGTTCAAGTCATACAGCTAGCCAAGATGGGGACTCGTATTTGAGGGAACCTATGTTTTTATCATTCAGGGCCACAAATTAAACACCCACAGGGGCCAGAAGAAGCCAAAATTCTGCCTTTGGGTGTCATTTACTTCGGGTTTTGTTGACAGCTaattcaaaagaattttaaaataagtaacgAAACGGTGGGTTTGATCCAAATCCTCCACCAGCCTCTTGGTGACGGGACAAATATCTCCTGCTCCCTGTTCACACACACGGACACttgccgcacccccacccccccagcccctgcgAAGAGGACATGGGGAAGTCAGGCCCAGCTTCCTCACTCTGCAACCTCGGGCGAGTGGCTGTCCTCTCTGAGCCGGAGCCTGCCTGACTCCGGCCTTTCTCTCCAGCAAGAGTGCTGTGGCACATCCGGTCCTATGGACTGGGTGAACTTCACCTCGGCCTTCCGTGCAGCCACCCCGGAGGTGGTGCTCCCCTGGCCCCCATTGTGCTGTCGGCGGACAGGCAACTTCATTCCCCTCAATGAAGAAGGCTGCCGCCTGGGCCACGCAGACTACCTGTTCACCAAGgtgcgcaccccccccccctgcccccaccggtCTGCAGGTCTGGCCGCCTCGGTTTCTTCTATCTCTCCCTCCcgtcctctcctcccctctctggctttttctttctcccccctctctctggctcgCCCAACCGTCTCCCCGTcggtccctgcctccctctgctagTCAGGGGGAGGCCCAGGACCTGGCCTTTCTCAGTTGGGAATAAGAACAACAATACCAGCACAACAGCAACGCCAGCCATCGCTTATCCAGCCTTTGCGTGGTGCCGGGCATTCTTCTAGGTGTTTCAGGTTTTTGTCTGATTTCTCACCGCAGCCCTGGGAGGCAAAGATTAGAATGATcccattttaaggatgaggaaacGGAGCTCACTCGCTAGTGAGGGATGGAGCTGGGGCTGGATTTCAGGAGGGCAGGCCCCAACTAGGCGCTTTAACAGTGCAAGGTGAGTGCCGAGGCAGAGATTGAAACCAGAGGAGATTAGCTGGGAGGAGAACCAGTCCCAGTGGTTGCTCTGGCTGCTTTgggcccccggggggggggggggccttcagCCACGTCTTAGATCAGGTGTCACGGAGAGAGGAGCCTGTGCAAACCATCACCGCTGTCAGAGTCACCCAGCCGTTTCTCAAGCCCGACTCTGTGcggagtgcgtgtgtgtgtgtgcgcgcgtgtgcgcgcaTGTCGTCCCATGGAATCCCCACAAGTGCTCTCGGAGGCCGGTGCGTCAGGGTTGCCACTTGCACAGACGGGGAAGCTGAGGCTTAGAGGGTCAGAATCATTCCTAGGCTCCAACAGCTAACAGGTGGCAGAGCTGGTCCCCAATTCAGTCCCACCTGACTCCAGGACAGACACCCTGAATCTCGTTCTCTGCTGCTTCCAAGTCGAGGCAGGGGTCTACATGGAAATGACTCGCTTGTGAGACTCGGGCCCCACCTGGCCTCATTCCTAAAGGACGTAGCAAAACTGCACTCATCCTAAAGGCAGATTTCAAACCCTGGGAACTTACGGGCAGCATGGAAAGCCAGCTCTAGACAAGACTGCCCTCAGACTCTCATAGCCACCAACAGGGCAGTACCCACTTGTGCGGGTCGTGGGCTCAACATCGCATCCCTGGTTCCCCAGAACCGCTCTGGGAGGTAGACACTGCCACACCCCCCATTGCACAGGTGAGCAAACCAGGGCTTGAGGAAGGAAATCACCTTCCCAAGGCTCACGGTGACGTTTtctcaacccccaccccctgtctctccccctcccagggTTGCTTCGAGCACATCAGCCATGCCATCGACAGCTACACATGGGGCATCTCGTGGTTTGGGTTTGCCATCCTGATGTGGACGGTGAGAGGTGGGGAGCCTCTGGGCTAGGCGGGATGTGCGTGTGGGGCTGGAGCGCCCCTCACTccactgcctcctcctccagctgcctgTGATGCTGATGGCCATGTATTTCTACACCACGTTGTGAGGGACAGGAAGGCCACATGCACGCCTcggcctcttcctcctcctgttcctGTCTCCTCCGGCCGCGGACTGGATGGCTGCctcacctctccccttcccacctccctcaagcttccctccttcctcaccaaAGACCTTTTCCCAGGTTTCTGAGCCCTGCTGGGACTTGGAGGTGCCCCGAAACCCTGGGACATGGGTGTGTGGGCCCTTAGCCCTTGACGTCATTTCACTTTGCTGATTCCTGGCCCATCTTTCAGTGTCAATTTCAAGTCCTGTCCTCCCGGAACCCTTCCGGGATCCCAGCCACCCCATCACCAATGCTTCTCTTATAGCTCCCCAAGCTCCTCCTTCATGGTAGATGTTGGCCCTCATTGCTAAATAGTTTGGGGTTGTTTATTCTCTGGTGGACTAGGGTCGCCAGGAAGGGAGGAACAAGCTCTGTCATCGTCACTGTATTGTCCCCAGCATCACCCAGCAGAGGGCTGAGCGtggatattcaataaatactggttgaatgaattaatttgcTTTCTTCTGGGGCAAAGACAAATGAACAATAACTCTTCCAATGGAAGTGGCAGAAACCCAACTGGCACTGACTGAAACATAACATAGAATTTCTCGACTCATGCAACTGAGTCAGTATTGCTGGCTTCAGGCATGTCTGGATCCAGGGGTTCAATCTAAGTTTCAAGGAAACCTGCTTCATTCGCAGACAGACTTTCTCATAGCTAAGCAACACAGCAGCAAGAGAGGCCTCTCTCCCAACAGCTCTACCCAAGGTCAGGGATTCAATCTCACTGTCTTACTTTAGAGTCTAGCCCATCCTTTGGTTGGGGAAGGGAGGGTATCTGGATTAATACTGCTAAGGGTGGTGTTGGGAAGTGGGGGTGGTTTATCAAAGGAAAATTAGAGCTCGGGCTGTTGGGCTGGTATGGGTGACAGATAACCTCCTCCTACGGGCTGTAGCTTCCAGCAAGTTCTCTAATGGGTGGATGACAGCAAAACTCTAGGAATCTCATCCTCGCTCTTTTGTCCTCTCTGAAGCAGGCCATCCTCTGTCCATTTTATAGTAATTAGACCCTGCCAAGAGGGCCTGGCCTCCTTCTCCATCAAATGAAGTTTCCCACACTCCTCATTTACTCCACAGATGGTCTGCAAATGCTGAATTCAGatatcaaacttttaaaaatatacttttaaaaatctgcaatgatctggggcgcctgggtgtctcagtcgggtgagcggccgacttcagctcaggtcatgatctcacagttcgtgagttggagccctgtgtcaggatctgtgctgacagctcagagcccaaggtctgcttcggattccgtgtccctctctctcttcccctcccccactcacgctctgtctgtctctctttccctctctctctttcaaaaataaacattttttttttttttttaatttgtaatggtCAAAGAGGCTTTTTTGTTAGGGTGAGAAACGGCAAACAACCATCGGCAGGGGGTGGGTTGTACAACTCATGTTACATCCTTAGGCCGGAATCTCTGTGGCTGTTTAAGAAGAATGTAgagggaggcgcctgggtggcccagtctgttaagcacccgacttcggctcaggccacgatctcacggtttgtgagtttgagccccacctgagtcaggatctgtgctgacagctcagagcctggagcctgcttcggattctgtgtctccttcgctctctgcccctcccccgctcgtgctctgtctctctcaaaaataaaaacattaaaaaaaggagaactacatgAGCCAATATAGAAAAATGTCATCATGACATAAATAATTGGCAAGTATACATAAGGATGTTCATTAGAGTGACCTAAATGAGCCTCTGTCGGGGACTGGTTAAGTTAGCTATGCTATGTCTATACTCTAGAATACCACACGGTagtaaaaaataatgttttaacgTGGAAAAATCTCCAAGAAATGCAGAGTAGAAAAACTTGCACATACAGTACTTTTATTCCTGTGGATAACATATTCAGGGCTgggtctttttaaagaaatgggtcGATGTTTTCAGAATGatgtttaaaagaatttataaccCTTCTacttaaagattataaaaatttagaaatggaaGCGTCCCATATTTCACGCCCCAGGAAAtcatcacccctcccccaaattatCCCCCTGGATAATTGCTATTGACACATGATGAATGTCTTTTTTAGCTTTTCAACAGTTTATATAGACACatctatagatatttatataagtGCACACACATTTAATGGAATCATGCTATAAAATATTGCTTTGTAACTTGCTTTCTTCACTTAACTATGTATTATGGTCACTTTCCATTCAGTATTTATGaattcacctctttttttttttctttttattgttgcaaTGCATTCCAGGGTTTAGATGTGTCATAGATCATCTTGTTATGTAAATAGGCAAGGAGCAGAACAGGAGGCAtgatctcatttttataaaaattatatatattatatatataatatatagatcacacagtatatatacacagaatatatatacatatataataatatgtacatatataatatatataatacatactattatatatatatatatatatataaaatttccccACAAAGGACTCCTTTAAGGAGGGGAGCAGAATGGGGAGCTGACAGGAGAAGGGTCTGCATACCATACATATCTTTATAATGTTTGAAAAACTTTTtagaaagattattatttttcaaaaacaagaaaagtggTTTCTAAAATACTGAACAACACATAGCTTTGCTTTGAAACCCAGAGCTTTAAAACCCCACatagtttggagcctggagcctgctttggattccgtgtctccctctgtctctgcccctcccctgctcacgctctgtctgtctgtctctctctcgaaaataggtaaacattaaaaaaaatttttttttaaacaccacaTAGATGTGATACCCACCACATTTTAACTGCCCCGTGTTAACTGACCTACCTGGCTTTCCTGCAGGCTCTGGAATGAAAATTCTCCCCGATCCTGGGCACATATTTGACTGCCTTGTAAACATGTCAAGGAAATGGGGGATTGCAGCCAAATCTACTGCTAGATGTAGGTGTGTCCTCATAAGCAAGTTCAGGGTGACCCGTCTGTGACTTGGATTCTCTGAGAGAGGCAAAGAGGCAGCGCCAGGTTCTCACAAGCCCCACtgaactctctgagcctcagtgtgcCCGTCTATGAAATGGGTGTTCTAACAGCCCCTACCTCAGGGCATAGGGCCCAATTCATTCTGAGTTCAGGAACTAATAGACCTTATTATTATGAATCAGGAATTTTCTCAATCCTGTGTAATCAGAATCGAGTGCAGAAATACACCATCTGCTGAGGCTGCTACCGTCTCTGATGAGTCCCAATTTCAAATGTTTGGGGCTCCACCATGCTCAACGTACAGAAGCTGATTCACCAAAGTGACTCCCACACTTGTGCTTTAAACACTAAAGTCTTATTGGAAAATGCTTAGTGCTTTTGCGGTGGATATTCAACCCATGGGCTCAGCGTACATTAGagttaatatactttttaaaaattttcttaatgtttatttttgagagggagacggaacgcaagtgggggagggcagagagacagggagacacagaatccaaagcaggctttcaaatgtctgcatagagcccgacatgggactcgaactcacgaactgtgagatcatgacttgagccaaagttggactcttaactgactgagccacccaatcacccCAGAGTTAATATGCTTTTTATCtgaagaactttatttttttaacgtttttttttaatttatttttgagacagagagagacaaagcatgaacaggggagggtcagagagagggagacacagaatctgaaacaggctccaggctctgagctgtcaacacagagcccgacgcggggctcgaactcacggactgcgagctcacgacccgagccgaagtcggctgcccaaccgactgagccacccaggcgcccctattaaaaGAGTGTTTGTGGAATTAATGGAAATTGGTACGcataaaatcagttttttttccttaaaaatcacattgcaaaagaatatttaatgtcaTGGGAAAATACTTGGGAAATTGTTCAATGCAGAAGATTACAAAAGAGCGTGCTGGGTGTGATCGCttttctgataaaaatataaatatgtgcaCGTTAGCGTTAAAATtgtaaaacaggggcgcctgggtggctcagtcagttaagcatccagctcaggtcatgatctcacagttggtggattcgagccccgcatcgggctctgtgctgacagctcggagcctggagcctgcttcgggttccgtgtctccctctctctgcccctcccccacttgcactctgtctctctctcaaaaataaacattaaaaaatcaataaataaaagtgtaaaacAAAGTCTCCCAAAGGTTATCGTCGGTTACTAAGGAAGAGGAGAGACTTGCAGGGACTTTTAGTTCATTCCTTGGCTATTTTGGTATTTGCCAATATTCTATGATTATTGCTTGTCCTCCAAAAACAATACACAAATGTTAAGAAAAACGTCACCATGGGACATGAGATGTGTATCAAGGAAAGAATGGTTCTGCGAAACATTTTCGAATTTTACCTAAACAGTTAAAACAGGCCAGGCCCTGCCAAATGCTGGGGCTGGGGGTTGCGCTGGCTTCGGAGAGGCCGGGTAGGCAGGCTTCCACCTCTGTCCCACATCTGCCACCACCTTCCTTGGCTCCATCTGGTCACACGCCTGCAGAGTGTAGTTCACTCAGCCGGACTGGCAGCAGCGTGGCCTGTCCTAGGCAGGCCTCGGCCGGCAGAACAGGTTTGTCCACCCCGGTCCCTCCGCTCACATGCCCACTCCTGTgggtgagagggaaggagagagacgcGAGGGCCCAGTGAGGCTCCCGGGGCCACCCAAGGGAGAGGTAGCCATTTGATGTTTCTTCTTACCACATCTCTACCTGACCACGTCTGGCCATGGCTTGATCCAGCCTCTAATCCTACTCGGCTCCCCAGTGTCCTCGGGATAACGTCCAGCACCTCTGCCTGGCACTGAAGGTCCCTTATGGCTTGTCTCCTTGCCACCTCCCCAGGCTTATCTCCCTCTCTTGCCCCACTGGGTCAATGTTTCTTTCATCATCTGAGAGTATAGAATGGAAAGAATACACCGTACAAGCCATCGGGCAGGCACACGCCTCTGTCTACACCCGCTGTGGTTTACATTCCTCACACCAGGGCAGGTAAGCTTAGTCCCGAAAATGTAAAACTCACCCCTTTGACCACGTGATTCCACCTCTGGGAATCTATTCTGCATATGCATTCACAAGTGTGTGCAAAGATGCTCTGTCCGAGAATAACCTAAAAGCAATCCCTGAAAAACAGCATAAATCATGTCAGAAAAGAaatagttctctaattctctttcCACACCACGGAATACTATGCGGCTAGGTTTAAAGGGAGCCGCATTTATATTTGCTGATATGAAACCATCTCCAAGATATATTGTTTATTGATAAAAGCGCAACGCCCAAAACTGAATATATGCTCAGTGCAAACTGTTATCCTAGATTGGAGCCTGGAAGACCAGATATATTAGTGGAAAAAATGGCACAATCCAAATAAAGTCTGAAGATTAATGGTAGTGTACCAACATTAATTTCTTCGTTTTGATACATGTCCATGGCTATGTAatatgttaacattaggggaaactgggtaaagggcaTACAAGAATTCTCTGTACTGTCTCTGCAACTTTTCTGCAAATTcaaaattcttccaaaataaaaagtttatttgaaacAACTGAATGTGTGTTTCTACATTTGTAGAACTctaaaaaggaggggaaaaaagggaaacatttGTGTATGCACAGGAAATGCCCTTGTATTTTTATGAGTAATTTTCCTTGATTCGGAAATGATTATCCACCGACAattgatgaatattttttaaatgtatattcacGCTTGCATCATGAGTTTTTCAGAGTACCTACCTGACaaatgtcattatttaaaaaattttttaatgttttattttttgagagagagagagacagagacaaagaatccgaaacaggctccaggctctgagctgtcaacacagagcccgtcgcggggctcgaatccacaaaccaggagatcatgacctaagccgaagtcgggcactcaactgactgagccacccaggcgcccctatttgacATTTTTTATCTGTTggcattatttcaaaatgttttcattttggattGCAGGAAGAAATTACACATGGCTGAGGACTGGagtgaaaataaggaaatagggTGATTCACTAGAAACCAACTCACAAGATGTTCATGTTACCAAACGGACAACGCACTGAATTTATCAAAAATTCTTTAACTGGTGTTAAGTCCTGGGTGTTCAAGGCACTGTAGAATTAGAAGACTCAAATTTTCCAGATCTAGTGAGAACCAATGTTATGCAGACAATGTCACTGATATCTTAAGACCCAGTTGGGGGCCCAAGAAGCTATGCTGAGGTAAGTTGCATCTGCCCCTGTCCTAGGTGGTATAATTGTTAATGACTCATTCATACATTCACATATTTATTGCTTGCCTAACatgtgcaccaggcactgttctagatctGGGGACCCGGCAGGGAACAAATCAGACCTCAGTCTCTCCCTTTATAAAAGCTTACCCTTCAGAGGAGGAGATCAAGGAAACCAAGAAGGGAAACATACATGTCAGAGGATAGTAAGTGCTAGgtagaaaaaggaatttttaaaactagCAGGGAAGTGAGGCAAGGAGTGTCAGCACCACATGCACATCCTGTCTGGATGTCTGAGTTTCTGGAGGTGACATGGCTCCTCCCCTGGATTATTTCCCATTGTCCCACCACCGCAATGTGGTGTGGAGGGTTGGAGAGAGCTCTGACTCACCATCCCCGGGGCACATGCCTGCCTTGGAGCAGGGATGGACTCAGCTCCACCCAATGGGCCTGCCCTGCCGGGGGGAAAGTTGGCTACCCAGGGGCCAACTCAGGCTCTGAGCCTAGGGAAGGGTGAACAGACCATAGACACAGAAAGGACCACTATCCTCTCTCCCCATAAGCTGTCTCCTGATTATTCAGAGATAAATAACACTGAGAActcaatgttagccattctctTGGCTATCATTGTTATTAACATTTGGGGAGCCCATTAGTCACCGGGCCAATTTTTGATTGATTGCCTCTTAATTCCAGTATTTATCAGCTGGCATGAGGTCAGGTCTTGCCAGTAGAGGGCGCTGGAGGGACACTGCAAGTTAGAGGCTTCTCTCCAGGTTCCAGGGCTTTGTTCCAGTTGGCAATGGGCTGTGCCCAACAGGTGGCTGTTACTCCCCTCCCCCTTGTAGCTGGCCACCTCTAGCACCTCCTTGAGCCCAGCTAGGGATGCATCATTTAACCAAGAGAAGTATCGAAAATATGAAATAGAATCATGATTTCTCCCTTAATTGCCTATTCAGATGCTCTGCAAACGAAAATAGATGCAAAACAGAGcaactggtttttgtttgtttgttttttgaaaagccACTTTCAGTCCTACTAGGGGAAAAATGACCAAAAGATCCCAGGCATTAAAGTTCATCTCATAAGGGGCACCTCCAAGGCTCAGTCGGTTATTAAGCAGCTGACtccgggtcaggtcatgatctcattgttcttcagttcgagccccgcctcgggctctgtgctgacagctcggagcctggagcctgctttggattctgtgtcttcctctctctgctcctcccccactcacgctctgtctctcaaaaataaatattaaaaaaaatttttttaaataagttcatctcataaaaattcattcaaaaaattGAAACCAGTCTGGAAACAGAAGGAATTTTTCAACTTTCAAGACCCAGAATCCAGGTAAGTGATATTTGTTGCCTAGAAACTACTCTGGTCCAGGGTATGtcagttagcttttttttttttaaccacccgaaacacagtggcttaaaataattattattttgtaccTCCTGATTCTTCCGGACCATTTGGGCTGAGCCCAGCCAGGCAGTTCAGTTCTCCAGTTGGTCTCACCTGGGCTGACTCTCGCAGCTGCAGTCAGCTAGTGGGGTGACTGGGGGCTGTTTGGTCTGGGGTGGTTTCACTCACATGTATGGCTGGCTGGCAGTGGGTGTAGGTGGCTGGGGTAATGGCTCTGAACTGGGCCATGTGTCTACCGCAGGCCAGCCCAAGTTTGTTCACGTGGCAGGGCTTGCAGCATTGCCAGGAAGGGTTAAACcattctctgtaaaaaaaaaaaaaaaaggggggggggagaggggggcacctgggtggctcagtcggttgatttcagctcaggtcaaacatctcgcaaaaataaacatcttgcagtttgtgggtttgagccccgcatcgggctctgccaaggagcctgcttgggattctgactccctctctctctctctctgcccctccctgctctctcaaaataaataaaaacaaaaactttgaaaagtAATAAACACCTCCTCCTGCGACTTTGCGTGGTTCTTAGGAAATGCCAGCCCTCCTGAACATGGCCTACTGGGCCAGGCCCCGCCCACCACATCCAGCCTcactctcccctgcttgccctgcTCCCTCTCACTTTGCTCTCTCCATTCCAATAACAATGGACTTCAGGGCCGTGCCTCCTCTCACCCCAGAGCTCTGGGACCTATTTGACCATTGCCCAGAAGACTCACCCTTCTCCTAGTCGTGTTAGTAATTATTTGGAAAATCTTACTTCAAGCattcacttcctccaggaagcctttcttGAAAACCCTGACCAGGTTATCGTcctgttttactttcttaaagTATCTCTTATCTCTCTTGTGATTTTTCTTCAGAGCACTTAGTATAGTTTTAAGTTTACTTGCAACCAATAACGATGGCCAACAATAGCCCATCAGCGCTTGCTCCATGCCAGGGGCTATTCTAAGAATATCAGGGGTGTCTATTCATTTGATTCTTATGAGGCACAGAAAGTGGAAGAAAATTGCTCAGGTTCACACAGTTGATAAGTGGTACAGGCAGGACCCAAACCTGTCAGTCTGGTTCCCAGAGCTAACATCTTAACCATTCTGATGTGCCCCCTCCCTCTGAAGTAAATAATTTGTCTCTCCCCTACCAAACTTCGAGGCCTTTAGTGGTAGATATTCTGTGTtacagactgaattgtgtcccctccaaaattcctatgttgaagccctaacccacAACATGGCTGTATTTGGAGAGGGGTCCTTTAAGGAGGGAATTAAGGGTAAATGCGGTCATAAGAGTAGGGCCTTAATCCAATAGGACTatgtcttagtctgctcaggctgccataatagAACACCATGggctgggtagcttataaacaacagaaatctatttttctgGAGGCTGGGATGTCCCAGATCAAGGCACTGGTGGATCTGGTTCATGGATGACGGTCTACTTACTGAACATTGCATGGTAGAAGGGGCAAGGGAGATCTCTGgggccttttttttaaataaaggcgcTAATCCTATTCATAAGGGCTCCACCCCCTGATGACCTAATCGCCTCTCAAAGCCCCCGTGTCCAAATaccacattggggattaggtttcaatatGTGAACTGCCACAAACAGTTTACTGACACAAAACAGTTTACATGGCACCTCATcaaaagaggaggagacacaaggAGTGTGCGTGCATAGGGGAAAGGCCATaggaggacacagtgagaaggcagacatctgcaggccaaggagagaatcctcaggagaaaccaactcTATTGGCagtttgatcttggacttccagcctccagaactgtggggtGGGGAAAAAACTTCTGTTGTCTAAACGACTccctcgggtgcctgggtggctcagtcaggtaagcggcgactgtagctcaggtcatgatctcacagttcatgagttcgagtcccgcgtcccgctctgtgctgtcagcacggggcctgtttcggatcctctgtctcggtctctctttgcccctcccccgcttgtgctcgctctctctttctcagaaat from the Prionailurus viverrinus isolate Anna chromosome E2, UM_Priviv_1.0, whole genome shotgun sequence genome contains:
- the UPK1A gene encoding uroplakin-1a isoform X2, which codes for MASAAAEAEKGSPVVVGLLVVGNIIILLSGLALFAETVWVTADQYHVYPLMGVSGKDDVFAGAWIAIFCGFSFFVVASFGVGAALCRRRSMILTYLVFMLIVYIFECASCITSYTHRDYMVSNPSLITKQMLTFYSADTDQGRELTRLWDRIMIEQECCGTSGPMDWVNFTSAFRAATPEVVLPWPPLCCRRTGNFIPLNEEGCRLGHADYLFTKPWEAKIRMIPF
- the UPK1A gene encoding uroplakin-1a isoform X1, with product MASAAAEAEKGSPVVVGLLVVGNIIILLSGLALFAETVWVTADQYHVYPLMGVSGKDDVFAGAWIAIFCGFSFFVVASFGVGAALCRRRSMILTYLVFMLIVYIFECASCITSYTHRDYMVSNPSLITKQMLTFYSADTDQGRELTRLWDRIMIEQECCGTSGPMDWVNFTSAFRAATPEVVLPWPPLCCRRTGNFIPLNEEGCRLGHADYLFTKGCFEHISHAIDSYTWGISWFGFAILMWTLPVMLMAMYFYTTL
- the UPK1A gene encoding uroplakin-1a isoform X3 codes for the protein MGVSGKDDVFAGAWIAIFCGFSFFVVASFGVGAALCRRRSMILTYLVFMLIVYIFECASCITSYTHRDYMVSNPSLITKQMLTFYSADTDQGRELTRLWDRIMIEQECCGTSGPMDWVNFTSAFRAATPEVVLPWPPLCCRRTGNFIPLNEEGCRLGHADYLFTKGCFEHISHAIDSYTWGISWFGFAILMWTLPVMLMAMYFYTTL